The DNA segment TCGTCCGCGAGGTTCTGATACGTGATGGGCCTGTCGATGTCGGTGGTGCGGCCGTGTCCCTGGAACTCGAGCGCGTAGACCTTATGGCTCTTCGCGAGCTTCGGGATGATGGCGCCCATCGTCGGGATGTTCATGTAGGCGCCGTGCAGCACGACCAGCGGCTCGCCCTTGCCCGAGACCTCGTAATAGACCTGCATCCCGTTCACCTGGACCCGAGCGCCCTTCGCTTGTGCGTCGGCAGCGGTGGAGGTGAGGAGCAGGGTCACAGCCATCAAAGCAGCGTGGAGCATCGTCAGACGCATTTGGGTCTCCCTTTCACCGAGGCGTCGAATGACGCGGGCGCGGATCGACAAGCGACGATTCTTTTTTCGCCGTCGCCCTCGCGAGCAGCCTGGCGGGCGGCTGTCCGGTCACCGCCCGGCGCACGGGAGGGTGACTGTGAACGTGGAGCCGACGCCGGGCACGCTCTGGACCTGGATGGAACCGCCGTGCGCCTCCGCAATCCTGCGGCTGAGGTACAGGCCAAGCCCCAGCCCGCCATAGTTCTTGGACACGCCGCGCTCGAAGCGCTCGAAGATGCGGCCCTGCCGCACCGGGGTGATACCGATTCCGTGGTCCCTGACCACGAGCCGCGCGCTCTCCGCCTCCTTGCCGACGGAGACCTCGATGGGCTTGCCCGGCCCGAACTTGAGGGCGTTGTGGAGCAGGTGGGTCACCACCTGCTCGAGCCGCGCGGCGTCCCACTGCCCCACCACCGGCGCGGCGCACGTGAAAGACACCCTGCAGCCGGCCGCGGTCAGCTCGGGCTCCAGGCGCTCCACCCTGGTGCGCACCAGCGCGCCGAGCTCGACCTCCCCCCGCTCCAGCTCCAGCCGTCCCTGCTCGATGCGCGTCACGTCGAGGATCTCCCCGGTGAGCTGCTCGAGCCTGTCGGTCTTGCTCAGCACCCGGTTGAGGCTGCGGTTCAGCGTCTCCGCCGAGACGGTCCTCCCGGACGCGGCCGCGCGGAGCAGGCCCTCCACCGAAAGCCTGAGCGAGGTCACCGGCGTGCGGAGCTCGTGCGAGGCCACGGTGAGGAACTCCTCCCGCAGGCGCAGCGCCCACTGCGTCTCCGCGAGGAGGCGCGAGTTGTCGATGGCCAGCGCCGCGCGGCGGCCCAATTCCACCGCCAGCTCCACGTCGGCCGTCCCGAACCAGTGCGCGGTGGCCGCGACGAACGTCAAGGCCCCGAGCGGCGTGTCTCGGGCGACCAGCGGAACGATGAGCACGCTGCGCGTGCCCAGCTGGTGGATGAGCGCGGCGTGGTGCTCGTCGAGCGTGAAGGCCCGGATCTGCTCGTCGGAGAGGGCCGGCAGGTGGATGAGGGCCCCGCCCTGGAGCACGCGCGTCACCGGCGTGGCCGTGCCGATGCGCGCGGGGTAGCGCTCCGAAAGCTCACGCAGGAGCGGCTGCTTCCGCGGGTCGCGGTGTGCGCCCGCCAGGCGCATCACCGTGCCCCCCTGGTTGAGGTCGATGACCGCCCACTCGGCGAACGAGCGCGCGCACAGGCGGGTCAGCGCGTCGAACATGCCCTCGTCGTCGAGCGTCGAGGAGATGAGCGCGGTCGCCTCGCCGAGCAGGAGCGCACGCCGCCCGGCCGCCTCGGCCTCCACGCGGCCGGCATGCTCGCGCTCGAGGAGGAGCGCGTTCTCGATGGAGATGGCCGCCTGGGCCGCGAGCAGCTCGAGCGCCAGCAGGCGCTCGGGCGTGAAGCTGCCGGGGACCAGGTCGTTCTCGAGGTAGAGGAAGGCGACGAGCTCCGCCTGCCTGCGGATGGGCAGACAGAGGACGGACCGCGGGCGCGTCCGCGCGAAGTACGGGTCTGCCGAGAACCGCTCCGCGTCGGCGGCCGCGTCGGCAAGCAGCACGTGCTCCCGGGTCCGCTGCGCGTACTGCAGGATGGACGCCGGGACGCGTGCCGCCAGCCCCTGCGGGGCCGTGCTGAACAGCATGCCCGGCGCCCCCTCCTCGCCCACGGCGGACTCGGCCGCGACCTCGAGCTCGCCCTCGCGGGACATGACGAGGAGGGCCCGGCGCGCCCCGCCCTGCTCGAGGACGACCTGCAAGAGCGTGCGCAAGAGCCGCTCGCGGACCATCTCGCCGGAGATGCTCTGCGAGGCCTTGACCACCGAGAGCAGGTCGAACTGCTCGGGTCGGGCCGCGAAGATGGCCGCGGGGCCGAGCGGACCTGGTTCGTGAAGGTGCGCGTGGCGCCGGGCAAGCTGCCTCACCTTGGCTTCCGCGCCCCACCGGACGTAACAGTCTCGAGCTTCCCGAAGATAGGCGGCGGTGATGGTCTCGAAGCGCCGCTCCCGGTAGAACGCCGCGGCGAGCTCGTTGGCCACGCCCTCCCAGTGGACGAAGCCATTGGCCCGCGCCGCCCGGATGGCCTCCTCGTAGCACCGCTCGGCCTGGAGCGCGTCTCCCGTGATTCGGGCAAGCTCCGCGGACACGAGGGCGTGCTTCGTGAGGAAGTTCTCCGGGCAGCTCTCTGCCCAGAGGGCGAGCTTCTGGCTGTAGCCCTCGAGCGTCTTCGCAATCTCCCGCTGCTCGGCCTCCGTCCTCCGCGGGTGGATGCGGGCGAGCAGAAGGGCGTGGAAGAAATAGAAGGTCGCCTCCATGGGCATGGCCATCGCGGCGCTGAGCGTCTTCTTCGCTTCGTCCGCGTGATGGAGCGCCTCGGCGTCGTCTCCGGCGAGATAGGCCGTGATGAGCTTCATCGTGTGGAAGAAGACGAGGCCGCACCCGAAGGCCGCCTCGGTAATCTTCGCGAGGCACGGGGCCTCCTGGAACGCGTCGTCCTCGAAGGACGTCCTCCCGCGCGTCTGCCCCTTCAGGCACGTGAGGAACTGCTGCTCCAGCCGGATGGTCTGGTAGATGGGTTCGTTGCGGGAGTCCCGAGCAAAGGCCGCGTAGCTCTGCGAGAACCTGAGGACATCATCGATGGCATCGCCCCGCTCGATGGCCTGCCAGACAATCTGGAACGCGATGGCGTTCGCGAAGACCAGGTCGCCCGCATCCAGGCATGCGAGGAATCCCCGCTCCAGGATGGGGAAGTCCGTCGAGATGTGCCGGCTCCAGAAGTTGATGTGGTCGCCGTGGAGGTGCATGACCGTGCCTCGTCGGCTGATGTCGCCGAGCTTCTGGTTGAGCCTGATGGACATCTCCGAGAACTCGTACGCGACCCGAGGCTCATCGTAGAGGGAGACGAGCATCACCCCGTAGCAGCTGTACCCCATGCAGGACTCGTAGGTGTGGCCGAACCGGAGGGAGTGATTGACGAGCTTCAGGATGACGAGCGGGAAGACCTG comes from the Pyxidicoccus xibeiensis genome and includes:
- a CDS encoding sensor histidine kinase, which codes for MMKPELQAYALGDRLHAGHRAAVHHAVRTSDGRAILLKVLEPEYSRPEDVERLRKEYEVGRALAGLAIVEPLALSTFEGRPALELEDFPGAPLEMFVGAPMPVGDFLRLAVRLAGIVADIHERCVIHKKLNPGNILFDPGSGELKVWNFSIAVRSPRAQPPPRAARLVEGTLPYMSPEQTGWMNRSVDSRSDLYALGVTFYELLTGRLPFVARDPLEWVHCHVARTPLAPSALVPRLAGVLSDIVLKLLAKLAEERYQTARGLQHDLERCLSDWQAKGTLAPFALGTHDVSDRLELSHQLYGREAESTELLRAFGRVVEQGTPELVLVSGYSGIGKSSLVRELHRPIVQERGFFISGKVDQYRRDVPYSTFAQAFAELIDQILTESEASVVAWKELLRQALGASAQLIIDIIPHVELILGPQPALPSLPPLEAQNRFHWVFRQFISVFARKEHPLALFLDDLQWLDSGSLKLLEELVLHPQTRYLLLLGAYRDNEVGPSHPLALTLDNLRESDARVRELVLAPLSVEHLGQFLADALRCPPGSAAPLARLVHEKTAGNPFFAIQFLTTLHEEGLLEFDRGNARWRWDVAKIHAKGFTDNVVDLMVRKLKRLPPATQEVLKLAACVGNTTNLHTLAVISNQSGEQVARELSDAVREGLVLQQGDVYTFLHDRVQQGAYVLIEDARKRGVHLRIGRLLLASLDARSIEERIFDVVSQLNHGLSLITDPAERDALARLDFLAGRKAKASIAYASAKGFLAIAAALLPEDAWKSRYDFAFPLFRELAECEYLGGAFEQAEALFDLLLARARTDFDKALVYELRLKLCHVAGRYDEAVAMGLKALQLFGVDIPEDDALLSEATHAEAMAIQVNLGGRRIADLAEAAEATDPKVRAVIGLFSNMAPAAYIGSRPQVFPLVILKLVNHSLRFGHTYESCMGYSCYGVMLVSLYDEPRVAYEFSEMSIRLNQKLGDISRRGTVMHLHGDHINFWSRHISTDFPILERGFLACLDAGDLVFANAIAFQIVWQAIERGDAIDDVLRFSQSYAAFARDSRNEPIYQTIRLEQQFLTCLKGQTRGRTSFEDDAFQEAPCLAKITEAAFGCGLVFFHTMKLITAYLAGDDAEALHHADEAKKTLSAAMAMPMEATFYFFHALLLARIHPRRTEAEQREIAKTLEGYSQKLALWAESCPENFLTKHALVSAELARITGDALQAERCYEEAIRAARANGFVHWEGVANELAAAFYRERRFETITAAYLREARDCYVRWGAEAKVRQLARRHAHLHEPGPLGPAAIFAARPEQFDLLSVVKASQSISGEMVRERLLRTLLQVVLEQGGARRALLVMSREGELEVAAESAVGEEGAPGMLFSTAPQGLAARVPASILQYAQRTREHVLLADAAADAERFSADPYFARTRPRSVLCLPIRRQAELVAFLYLENDLVPGSFTPERLLALELLAAQAAISIENALLLEREHAGRVEAEAAGRRALLLGEATALISSTLDDEGMFDALTRLCARSFAEWAVIDLNQGGTVMRLAGAHRDPRKQPLLRELSERYPARIGTATPVTRVLQGGALIHLPALSDEQIRAFTLDEHHAALIHQLGTRSVLIVPLVARDTPLGALTFVAATAHWFGTADVELAVELGRRAALAIDNSRLLAETQWALRLREEFLTVASHELRTPVTSLRLSVEGLLRAAASGRTVSAETLNRSLNRVLSKTDRLEQLTGEILDVTRIEQGRLELERGEVELGALVRTRVERLEPELTAAGCRVSFTCAAPVVGQWDAARLEQVVTHLLHNALKFGPGKPIEVSVGKEAESARLVVRDHGIGITPVRQGRIFERFERGVSKNYGGLGLGLYLSRRIAEAHGGSIQVQSVPGVGSTFTVTLPCAGR